One genomic window of Piliocolobus tephrosceles isolate RC106 chromosome 19, ASM277652v3, whole genome shotgun sequence includes the following:
- the LOC111526720 gene encoding uncharacterized protein LOC111526720, with amino-acid sequence MARRRQPSLLWSGTRRRESQAIRRSRPRHARTDHSAAARPEIAQRPRGLVLQRQIAHYRRRPQAARASAPTRSQGHTEHSDTRCDVHQHCSPVTRTGRGIHNGTKRSIVWREGIMRVG; translated from the coding sequence ATGGCTAGAAGACGGCAGCCCAGCTTACTCTGGAGCGGGACGCGTAGGCGGGAGAGCCAAGCGATAAGGCGCTCCCGCCCCCGCCACGCCCGCACAGACCACAGTGCTGCGGCCCGGCCAGAAATAGCCCAGAGGCCGCGCGGACTCGTGCTGCAGCGGCAGATAGCACACTATCGCCGGAGGCCGCAGGCCGCCCGGGCTTCCGCTCCCACCCGCTCTCAGGGGCACACGGAGCACTCGGACACCCGCTGCGACGTTCACCAACATTGTTCTCCTGTCACCAGGACAGGACGCGGCATTCACAACGGAACAAAACGGAGCATCGTGTGGCGGGAAGGGATCATGCGGGTG
- the GP1BB gene encoding platelet glycoprotein Ib beta chain, which produces MGSGPRGALSLLLLMLAPPSRPATGCPAPCSCAGTLVDCGRRGLTWASLPTSFPVDTTELVLTGNNLTALPSGLLDALPALRTAHLGANPWRCDCRLVPLRAWLAGRPERAPYRDLRCVAPPALRGRLLPYLAEDELRAACAPGPLCWGALAAQLALLGLGLLHALLLVLLLCRLRRLRARARARARAALRLSLTDPLVAEQDRTDES; this is translated from the exons ATGGGCTCCG GGCCGCGCGGGGCGCTGAGCTTACTGCTTCTGATGCTGGCGCCGCCGAGCCGCCCGGCCACAGGTTGCCCGGCGCCCTGTAGCTGCGCGGGGACGCTCGTGGACTGCGGGCGCCGCGGGCTGACTTGGGCCTCGCTGCCGACCTCCTTTCCTGTCGACACAACCGAGCTGGTGCTGACCGGCAACAACCTGACGGCGCTGCCGTCGGGGCTGCTGGACGCGCTGCCCGCGCTGCGCACCGCACACCTGGGCGCCAACCCCTGGCGCTGCGACTGCCGCCTTGTGCCGCTGCGCGCCTGGCTGGCCGGCCGCCCAGAGCGTGCACCCTACCGCGACCTGCGTTGCGTGGCGCCCCCAGCGCTGCGCGGCCGCCTGCTGCCCTACCTAGCCGAGGACGAGCTGCGCGCCGCTTGTGCTCCCGGCCCGCTCTGTTGGGGGGCGCTGGCGGCGCAGCTTGCGTTGCTGGGCCTTGGGCTGCTGCACGCGTtgctgctggtgctgctgctgtGCCGCCTGCGGAGGCTGCGCGCCCGCGCCCGCGCTCGCGCTCGCGCCGCCCTCCGGCTGTCGCTGACCGACCCACTGGTGGCCGAGCAAGACAGAACCGACGAGTCCTGA